A window of Apium graveolens cultivar Ventura chromosome 8, ASM990537v1, whole genome shotgun sequence contains these coding sequences:
- the LOC141678731 gene encoding uncharacterized protein LOC141678731 has product MASSSRQQKGDKQTKEILSREERLQLFMNNFAHRAYLEEEEDDDHVSPDGSRTMTFRDIASLQLDLYETDGFDVQDYSKVTDASMILPLYDPAANITECGDHLPDIVECAEKAILEYNGAQGKNFGNVNVIKTNVEPVCPYRYYITFEAHDATEGITETFEAKVDIHIPITDRTIRFVRIRQPPRFYCPEN; this is encoded by the exons ATGGCGAGCAGCAGCAGACAGCAGAAAGGGGATAAGCAGACCAAAGAGATACTTTCTAGAGAAGAACGATTGCAGTTGTTTATGAATAATTTTGCGCATAGGGCATATCTCGAAGAGGAAGAAGATGACGATCATGTCTCGCCTGATGGATCTCGTACCATGACCTTTCGAGACATCGCCAGTCTTCAACTTGACTTGTATGAGACCGAT GGATTTGATGTTCAAGACTATTCTAAAGTGACTGATGCTAGTATGATCCTTCCTTTGTACGACCCGGCAGCAAATATCACTGAATGTGGTGATCATTTACCTGACATTGTCGAGTGCGCGGAAAAAGCCATTCTTGAGTATAATGGCGCTCAG GGTAAAAACTTCGGCAACGTGAATGTGATCAAGACAAATGTGGAGCCTGTTTGTCCATATAGGTACTATATCACGTTTGAGGCCCATGATGCAACTGAAGGCATTACTGAAACCTTTGAAGCTAAAGTTGATATCCATATTCCTATTACCGATAGAACTATTCGTTTTGTTCGGATCAGGCAACCTCCTCGATTCTATTGCCCTGAAAACTGA